The nucleotide sequence GAAAactcacattcacaggttctgggagtTAGGGCATGCACATATCTTTTGAGGGACTATCGTTCACCCCATTATACCTCTAGAGCCCAGGACCAGGCCTGTCTAGCCAGACTCCTGGCGAGAGGACAAGATTGGGCATCAGAGCCCACAACCAAGGGCCACAGGGGacctccctgcctctgctccaGGGGAGGGCCCCTGAAGCTGTGCTGCATTTGGCCCCCTGAGAACCCTGCTCCCTAAGGCCAGAAGCACCCTGAGTGGGGATCCCAGCTTCTCCCCTATAAGCCAGGGGCAGGCAGCTGCTGTCCTGGGAGCATCAGCATGGCGGGGGGTTCTCACTGCAGGCCTGCACTCTCCTGGTCAGGGCCCATTTGAAGAGAAGATGCCTGAGCTCTGGTTGTGTAAGGAAAGGTACCCCACCTTGTGCTCAATTCCCAACAGCCAGGGCGGGGATGGACAAGAACACGCCATCCTGctgtttttccttgctgcttttcgTCCACAGTGTTTTTCCCATTCCTAACTTTGGGAGGAACTCATCACTGTCAACGGTAGGCATGTTCCTGTGGGAAAATGCAGACCCCAATGCCTACCCTGTGGCCCGGTTTGACAGTCACATGGGGGGACCAAGGGAAAGACCAATGCACCCAGTAGCTCTTCACTACTCCTTCTCCATCTGTCTGCACACCGCTCCTCCCCGACTCCCCTCTCACTGCCCTCACTTTCTTAGCTTTGCCCTCCTGACTCAAGTGGGCTGGTCCCTTATTGGGGTGCCATGGCTGGGCCACATGGTGCTGACTACGCCGCAGGGATCCCGTGGGTCccagatggatggacggatggatagaTGGACGTAAAGTAAAGCCCCAGAGTCTGAGACGTGCGAGGTGCGCAGCCAACActgcccctcccctgtccccttgGGGGACTGCGGTGGACGGACCACTGCGACCCCGAGCCCTCGAAGCAGCCCAGACTGAAGGCGGAAGTGCCCCGGGGTACGCAGTGAGCCAGGCCAGAACCCCCACGGGGCGCGCCTGGGCGGCACCGGCCGTCCCTTCCTCCCGCCGCGCCGCGCATGCTccgtgccccaccccaccccacccccgcgccCCGTTCccacgccgccgccgccccggccccgcccatgCCTCGGCCCCGCTCGTCCGCGCTGGACTGACGGACTGCCGCTCAGAACGCGCCTCCCGAGCGGCGCCCAGCTGCGAGGTCGAGACGCAGCCAGGAGCCCCGCCGCCTCCCGGGGGCGCTGACCCGGAGGGCTTCTCGGAGGTGGCAGCCTTGACCTCGAGCCTGCccggaggctggggcagggggaggagggaaggacagcCCAGAGGCCCGCGAGCCGCTCTCGGCAGGTGGCCGAGGGTCACCCTAGGAGGTGACGAGCGTGAGCGCGGAGAGCTGCTGGCTGGCCCTCGGGGCCGCCCCCTTCGCCCGCCGGGGAAGGGCAGCCCGTGTTTCCCAGTTTCTCTCCTCTGACTGCGGTTCGCCGCTGATTCTGGGGCTGGCAGGAGAGCATCCCAACGCCAGGCTGCCTGGTAAGTTTGGATTTCGCGCCTCTGCGTGAGGTCGCAGCACTCCTGCCCAGGGGCACCTGGCGAACCGTCCGCAGGCATGGGCCCTGAGGGTGCCCGGACGTGCGCCTGCAGCTCTCAGGGTTGGGGGTTTGTGCCCCTTGGTGGTATGGAGTGTTGGCGGGGACGAGCACGCCAGGGGAAGGTACAAGAAGAGGAAGCCAGGGGCCGGACGGAAGGACCGCAAGGGCAAGAGCTGAGCTGGCCGAGCGGGAAAGTGTGCGGGGCTGCCATGCAGGGCCAGCTGTGGCAGCCCTCCCGTCCAACAGACAGCTGCGAAGCACGCCTGCGGGCCAGGCTGTGGGCACTGCAGATACTTCCTCAGGGAGCAAAACTGCAAAGCCCTGCTCGGGGGTCCAATTCTAGTGGCAGGACACAGGCAATAAAGAGTCAAcgtttcggggcttccctggtggcgcagtggttgagggtccgcctgccaatgcaggggacacgggttcgtgtcccggtccgggaagatcccacatgccgcggagtggctgggcccgtgagccatggcccctgagcctacgcatccggagcctgtgctccgcaacgggagaagccacaacagtgagagtcccgcgtacctcaaaaaaaaaaaaagaaagaaagagagtcaACGTTTCAAATTAAGAATTACAGAGTACGTTAACCAGGGGGAAAAATGGAGCAAGGGAAGGGAGGTGAGCGGTCGGGCTGCGAGTTTAAGTAGTGTGGTTAGAAGGCAACATTTCCAAAAAACTTGAAGGGGGTGAGAGagcattctgggcagagggaacagccagtgcaaaggcagGAGTGGCCTGGTGCGCGGCCGGAGcagggagagcagaggagggCGAGGTCAGGAGATGGACACCCCAGGAAGGGCTGGTAGCAGGTGGCCTCTTTCCGTCCGGGTCAGCCTCTGCCCCCGGAAGGGCAGGGCCTGGAGACACGGGTTTCAGAGTTGCTCCTCAGAGCGCTTTGCTTGGCCGGGCAGCAGGGATGGCCCTGGGCTGACCTGGGGCAGCTCCCAGGCTGGATCTCTGCTCCGGGCTGAGGCTGGGCCGCCCACGGCCTGGGGCCTCCGGCCTTTCCACCAGGTGGGTGGCAGGTGACACAGGTCTCAGAGAATGCTGCGTGGGGCTGAGAGGAGGCAGTTGGGGTCTTGAGGTACCAAACACCAGAGGAAGTcgcagcaggaaggaggaagccCAACCCTAGTGGCCCTGCTTGTCCCTCCTCGCAGACGAGAAGGCCCCAATTCCTGATCCGGCCTCAGTGGGCTTACCAGATGCCtttcctgttgttgttgtttgtttgttttctgttttctttttctggggaaATAGCCCTTTGGGGGCCACGTCGTTTCAGGCTCTCCCCGTTCCCGCCGCCTCCTCCGCGTATACTCGGCTTTACTTGGGCTGGGCTCAGCGAGCGGCTTGGAGTCTGCTCCCCTCCGTGGGGCGGACCGGCGTGGGGGGAGCGCCCAGTTACCCTGGCTCCCGGGGCCTTCCCAGCTTCTTGCCCCAGGTGCTGCTCTCTGAGGGACCCTCGCCTGCATGCCCGGTGTCCTACTTCAGAGAATCTGAGCGTCAGGGCCTAGAATCATCCTTCAGCTTCTCTTCCGCTCTGGAGGCCCACCGACGTCAGAGGCTCTCAGGAGAAGCCACTCTCCAGTTCCACAAGCTCCTTCCATATCCTTCCTTCCATTCCTGCTTGGGAGCGTCTCCCTGTTACCACCCCGGGGGAGATCGGGCATTAGGGTCTGTGAGGACAGGGCTTGTCGCGTCTCTTTCCAGGATTTGAAATTATGCTGCCTTTGGGGCATTAGGTCTCAAGGATAGACACTGCTGTGTGTGAGCACCTCCTGGCTGGCGCCACCGATGGTCTCCGTCTACAGGCGAACCCTGCCCGTGGCGTTTCTCTCGGCAGTCACAGCTCAAGTTTCTTCTCTCTTGGGGGCTTGCACTGCAGCGTGTCTTGGGATGGGGGATTACAGAATAACACCTCTTCTTTTcagcttttctgtatttttcaaaatggaTGGTGACCTGGCAGTACAGTCGTGATAGAGAAAAAACAAGCTTGTGATGTGTTTCAAAACAATTTGATGCTAGTCTAAAAACCCTTGCTGTTATCAGTAttcttccctccccacacctTTAGCTGGTGCAGGTCCCCCTGTGACTGGTGGTGTGTCCCAATGAAACATGTCTGGCCTGTGGACAAAAGGATGAACACTTGACAGCGACGTTAAGTATATTTGCAACTTTGTGCAGCCACCACCACCTTCGACCTCCCAAATATgtttatcaccccaaaaagaaaccctgtccTCATGAAGcagtcacccccccaccccacccagtccCAGGCCCTGGCACCCAGATCTGCTCTCTAACTCTCTGGATTTACCTAGGACTCTCTGGACATGTCATGTGTTTTATAagatttaaaggttttttttaatagcgAGCCACAGGACAGTGGCACTCTGGGGAGATGACAGGCAGAAGGAGGGACGGCTGCCACGAGGGATGGCGCACCTGGGTAGGGGTAGCTAGTGGTCCCTGGGCAGTGGCCGGTTTGAACAGTTTCGCAGGCTCTGGTGCGTAGGACCTGTCCTtggttgtctggtacctggccacTGAGTGGGAGACCCCGATAGGAGGGTTTGGGGCGTGGGTTTAGTGGCCCCAGAGAGAGGGGCTTTGATACGGGAGGTGGGTGGTGGGGGAAACTTCCCAAGCTTAGCAAACTGCTTGCGAAGGCCAAGGAGAAAGAGTTTCTAGTCATAACTTCAAAAGTAGGTCAAGAAAGCCCTTGTGAAATATTGTATTACATCATATAAATAGAACCATGCATGTGTGGCCTTGTGTGCCTGTGTCTGGCTTTTCTCACTTAGCATCGTGACACTAGGTTCGTCCACACGGTAGCGTGGATCAGTGTTTCATCCCTCTTTGGGGCCGAATAGTATTCCATCGTGCGTCCAGACCATGGTTTGTTATCTGCTCTTCTGTtcatggacgtttgggttgtttccaccttcgGGCGATTGTGAAGTGTGCCGCAGTTCATTCACGTGGATGGACGTTTTTGTGAGAACACTGTTTCGATTcttttgggcatatacccaggagtggttTACTTACTGAAGGACCACTAGACTATTTTCCCTTGTAATTCTGAACACTGTCAAGCAAACAGACGAGTAGAGAGAATAGTCCAACCAAGCCCGCGTACCCACCTCCCAGGGTTAGCAGTGGCCTCCAGCTCCAGCTTGCCTTATTTGCTTGGGTCCCCCCCACctcgcgcgctctctctctctctctctcttcctccctccctccctctctttccttctgtcttttgtATTTGCTGAAGCACTTTAAAGTCACTTCACACGCCCTTTTCTCCCCAAATGGTGCGAATGTGTCTCTTGAAAAGGACAttttcttccatgacctggtgCCACTACCCATCCAACACATGGGCAGCAGTGGCCCCGCCCTCACCCTCCACTCTCCACAATGCCTTTGACTCCTCTTTTGTTCACGCCAGCATCTCATCAAAGACTCCCATTGCACTTGGCTATTGGCCCCTTAACTCTCTTTTCATCCAGAACAATCTCCCTACCCAGCCTCCTCTTTCCCCCGTGACACTGATTTGCAGAGGAGACCAGGGAACAGCCCACCTTCTGCATCGGGTGCCTCCCTTGTGGTGCCTTTAACTGGTCTCTCTGTCCCCAAGGTCCTCTATAAACTGGATGCTGGGTCCCAAGGCTGCATTAGAATCAAGTCAGGCTTTGGCAAGAGCCCTCCTGGGCATCCCCACCAAGGGGACGTCCCACTTCCGTCCCACCATTAGGTTCGCTTCCTCTCTTGTGACCAGCAGTAAACGGGGAAGACATCATGTGGCCTAAGGGGAAGGGTcttattagttctctattttatacacagtagtgtatatatctcaatcctaaactcccaattcatcccaccaccatcaccctccCCCTGGAGTTTTTCTTTAAGAACCCCGACCTCAGGGGGCAAGGGGGCAGCAGTGGGGCTTCCAGGATTGGAGTGCTGGTCACGTGGGAGGAGggctgagagaggaaggaaatgagaaaaaggaaagaagaaacacaCTCCCTTGAAAGCCTGGCTAGGCAGGCCCAGCACGAGGAGACAGAATCCTTGTCTGGTGAGGAGAGGGGACAGAAGCTCAGTTTGAGAAAGTGTTATtgattgaattgtgtctccccccgcaaaagatatgctgaagtcctGTCCCCCAGCAGCTCTGATTGGGACCCTATCTGGACAAGGTCACACTCGGCGCATGGGCTCAGCTCACACCTGGCTCGCTCCGCATTAGTGTCTCTGCGCCCCTGCGATGGCAGCCATGCTCCTGATGGCCAGACGCAAGGTGAGTGGGGCTCCCTGACTGTGGGCGGcatctcccccagcagcctctcTCTGCCGCTTCCTCCTGTCCCATCCTCACAGCTATTGCCGAGCTCTCCAgggacccccccaccccatgtttAGTTGCTACCAGCTCATCCTGGGGCCCACGGAGGTGAATTCCCCTGAAGCCACAGCAATGGGTTGTTTTAGGTGCCAGTATCTTTTGAGGACGTGTCTGTGTACTTCACCAAGACAGAATGGAAGCTTCTGGATCTCAGACAAAGGATGCTCTACAAGCGAGTGATGCTGGAGAACTACCGCCACTTGGTGTCACTGGGTAAGGGCCTCACACACAGCCAGGCTCCCGCCCTgtgtctgagctgtttatttCTGAGTGTCTTTGCTAGTTAGTTACTGTGAGTCCAAGAATACATGCATTTCCCCATCAGGTCAGTAACCTATTGATGCCCAACTTTTACCTCAGTCGCACAGTGTTTAGCTAAATGGTCTGGGCTTGAAGGTGTTTTAGGTAAATGCGTGGGCCCCCGTCAAACTTATTTTGATATAAAATCACGAGTTAGCTAAATCTCTTCTACCCAAAAGATAGATGCAAATTAGCCTTGAATATTCATATACATCAAGGTGTACTTATTCCATTTTTACCAAGGTTGCCTTTTACGTTCGTTTCATGTTCTAGGGTTTTCAAGCATCTGTTCCTTGCATCAAGCCACAGAGAGCCCAGGACATAGAGGCCCAGGACTTGGAGAAACGGGAAAGAGCTGGGGCAGGCTCCCCCACTGCGCCCCTGCCTTCGGGGTTGCAGGGGAtccttttgttctgtttcttcttttaaactCTACAGATTCCACCTCAGTCATCTAACCCCACAGAAGGAGACTAGCTTCTTCCCCTTGGTTGTTTTTGGCCCTTATCAGGCAGATCTGGGGTTCCCCAGGGAAGTTGTGGATTCCTCAGTGGAGTCTGGCATAAGGAACAGAGACATCTACTGTGTTTGATGGTGAAACAGGGGGCTTTGGCTTTCGGGACACAGGCAGCCCTTCAGCTCTGTCTGCTTCTTGATACTCCCTGGGGCCTTGCTCCAACCCTCTGTTTGTCCTTCAGGGTCTCCACACTGATCCCCCATTTCCCACAGGCCATCCCGTCCTGCAGGCCAAATAATAACATCATTATCCTCTTGGGCTGAATCACCACCTACTTAAGATTCACCATGTATGCCTGGCCCCTGTACACTCAGAGCGCCTTTCATCCTTAGAGGGACTCTGCCGTTTCTCTGGACCTTCCCAGTGGCACTTTCTAGAGAGTTCTTCATTCTCTGTTCCTGAAGATATTAATGCTGGACTGAGTCCAGGAGTGACTAACCTGCTTCCTTTCCATGGACAGGGTTTTCATCCTCCAAGCCTCACCTGGTCTCCCGGCTAGAGCGAGGAGAGGGGCCCTGGGTAGCAGACGTCCACAGGATGGGGACCACCACAGGGATGCAGGCAGGTGAGTGAGGGCCACTTTGTCAGCTTGCCGAAGCCATTGGCAAAGAACAGCAGCTGATGGAGGGTGGCATGGCCACTTCGGGTGGGACATTCTCTTTCATGGCAGATTTAAATCTGTCATGGAGTCCCCTGTCTCATACCAGCTCTGATATTTCTAGCTCGTTGCCATCTCCTCGCCTCTTGCCCTCCTGTCTGCTGATGGTTATCTTGCTTCTTCTCCCTTGTCCTCAATTCCTGGTTCAGCTCTTCTCAGCCTTggagtgagggtgagggtgaagaACAAACCTAAATAGAGACCCAGGGAGGGAGTGACACTGGTTGGTGGTCTCTGTCTTTACAGGTGACAGGATGAAGAGCAAACCGATAATTTCAAAGCAGAAAACTTGTTCAGAAGAACTCGCAGGGGCTGACCTTCAGGGTGGCAACAAGGGCCAGGTAGCCGGGCAGTCAGAGGAAACACTTGAGCACAGACGGAAACATGCTTATTGTCCACAGACAGCTTTCAGCAGGGGTGACCCTCCCAGGGAGAAAGGCCAAGGCAGCTCCCCAGGTGAGGAAAGAGAGATACAGAGAAGTAGCTGCAGAGGTAGACAGGGTTTGGTTCTAAGGCAGCAGGGTTCCAAAGGTGCAGAGAAACAGTTCCTGTGTCAGCAGTGTGGGAAATCCTTCAGCCGGAGCTCCAACCTCATCAAGCACCGGATCATCCACAGTGGCGAGAAACCCTACGAGTGCGGCGAGTGCGGCAAACTCTTCCGGCGCAGCTTCGCGCTCCTGGAGCACCAGCGCATCCACAGTGGTGAGAAGCCCTATGTGTGCGGCGAGTGCGGGAAGACTTTCACACGCAGCTCCAACCTCATCAAGCACCAGATCATCCACAGTGGTGAGAAGCCCTACGAGTGTGGCGAGTGCGGGAAACTCTTCCGGCGCAGCTTCGCGCTCCTTGAGCACCAGCGCATCCACAGTGGCGAGCGGCCCTACACGTGCAGCGTGTGCAGCAAGGCCTTCAGCAGGAGCTCCAACCTCATCGAGCACCAGCGCACACACAGCGGCGAGAAGCCCTACACGTGCAGCCAGTGCCTGAAAGCCTTCAAGGGCATCTCCCAGCTCATTCACCACCAGCGCATCCACAGTGGGGAGAAGCCATTCGAGTGCAAGGAGTGTGGGAAGGCCTTCCGGGGGCGCTCGGGCCTCAGCCAGCACCGGCGGGTGCACAGCGGCGAGAAGCCCTATGAGTGCAGCGAGTGCGGGAAGACCTTCAGCCGGCGATCCAACCTCTTCAAGCACCAGGTGGTGCACAGTGAGGAGAGACCCTACAAGTGTCAAGACTGCAGGAGGGCGTTCCGCAGCGGCTCCGTCCTCCTGGAGCACCGGCGCACCCACGGCAGCCTGCGGCCCAGCGCCTGCGGCCACTGCGGCCAGGCTTCCAAAGGGAAACCGCAGCTCGGCCGGAAGCCAAAAACTCACTGCAGAAGGAAGCTCTCGGAGGGAAGCAACTCAGAAAAGGCACCGGCCTGCCTGGCCCTCTGGAGAGCCACTGCGGAGCCCCGCCCCGAAGACGAGAAACTCCGTCCAGACTCCGCCCACGCCACTGCCCCCAGCTCCTTCTGACGGGGTGCACCGTGGGAGGGCTGGCTTTAAAATGAGGCCCACGTTCCCCACCTCAACCCCCTCCCTTTGCTCGTTGATGCTGCTGCAATGGAAGCACCTAATGCGCCGCAGGCAGACGGGCCCCTGTGCCCGTGCCAGCTCCTGTGCGGTGCGCACAGGCGTGTGTGTGCCGCCAAGGTGCACGCACGTTTGTATTCCACCCTGGAGCCGCTGAAACTGCTCTTGCCCCATGTGCCTGGGGCCTGAGtgctgtgggtgggagggagcggGTGCCTTCAATTAGGGAGGAGTGGGGGCCTTCACTTCACCCAAAGACTTGTTAGCGTTTCCAGGTAGAAGACACGAAAAGCACTTTAATCCTTTAATAGCTTAATAGTGGGAGGGACCTGAGGGCATTCACAATTTGTGGGCTCCACAGCGAGGCTGTGGCTGGACTGTGACATCACCTAAAATTCATCAAGAAATGGTCTGCAAAAGGACTCAGGCAACTGCGCGTGCCCGCGTCGGCAGCCCCCGGAGAGTGGCATCTCCTCGGCAGGAAGGCACAGGACAGCTCGCTTCTGGGAGGAGCGGCCCCAGACCCCATCTTCTGGGAGCTCAGGGGATTCTGCCAAATGGCTGGCCTGGGCCCTGCGGAGAGGCTGAGGCCTGGAGACTCTCGGCTTCTCCGCCCCAAGAGAGGAGCCCTTTGGCTCTGGTCCCTCCCAGCTGCCACCAGCTGCCCTGCTGCCTTTGGTCTCCTCCCCGCACCCTGAGCCCCGGAGCTCACCCCACCTGCTGCCTTCAGACTCTGCCTGCAAAGGCCGCACTGGCctctctgccccttctctccaCCCTCAGTGCCTAAAGCTCCAAAATTAGCTGCTCCCCCTGCAGCAGCCGTCCCTTGTGGCTGGTGCCAGATCAGGAGGAAAGCGGCCGGCTTAGGAATTTGCAGAGAGCGTGCCCAGTAATGGCTCTCTCTCCTCAGCTCTCTTTCATGtgacatttcttaaaatattagagGTTCAGTTGCTTTGAATGTTTTTGCCTTCAGGGCTAATGTAAGTCAAAAATAGAGATTTTTGCCATATGGAAGTGTCAGGTAATCACTCCTTAAATAAGAATCTGTCCAGCTCTCTGAGAAGGCCTCAGGCAGGAGAGAGGGGGCTGCCCCAGGCCTGACACCAGTTAGTGTGCTGGCCCCTCCTCTcactcccccgcccccggcctTAGCCCCGTAGGGACACGGTGGACCCTTCAATGGCACTTTACGGCAGGCCATGGGAGACTCTCCAGGGAGACCTCGTGctgctgtgggggggggggcagctgCTGGCAGGTTCCACCCTGTCCTGCTCACACTGTCCCCAGAGCTGGGACCAGGAGCTCTGCCACTTGCCATTCTCAGCCCGGCATCCCAGTTAGCTCGCCACCTCCTTCCAGCCCCCTTCACCACCGCCACAGGCTGCCCAAGGGCAGGTGGATGTGATGGGGGCCCCCCACTGGGCCTTTGAGAAGAGCGCACTTTCCCTGCCAGACGGGGAGGGCCAGACACCATCAGGAGGGTGTGGGAAAGCCTGGAAATACAGGGCTCCTTCTGCCCATGCTGCTTGGAGCTCCAACTGCTAGGACAACTCCagaagtgagagagacagagatagagatcgAGGAGTTTTATATAGATAGAGaagttttatatagatatattaaaATGACTGTACACACTTGTGACTTATGGAAAGTTCCAGAGTTGTAACTTGCTCTTGTCTCATAGCCTCCTTGTGCTGTGCGTGTCACGTTTTCTTTGAGCCCAGAGCTTGGCACTTAGTAAATACTTGTGAAATGAGTGTTGCCCCCTTAGCACATTGAACTCAGGTTCTAGACCACAGTCGGCTCCAGCCTTACCTTGCAGCAGTGGAAAGCATCTGCAACCTTGGGTTTTCTGATAGTAAAAGAAGTATTAGGAGCGGTGTCTTTGAAATCCATGGTAAGGTAGCTGGGAAGCGTGTGTTTATATGAGGTGCCCACAATGTTTGCTCAGCCGGCGGCAGGGCTTCAGTAAACCAGTCCCCACGCAGGGCAGGGGATGGTGCCTGAGGCCTTGTGCTCGGGCTCCGGTCTCTTTTTTGTTCAGCCGGAGCTGCTTAGGATTGGGGCAACAATTGCTACGTGACAGACCCCGGTAAGAGCATAGATCCATGCGCACTGCTGCCCATTTCCATCGCTCTAGGAAGTGAACAGTTTCGCTCTTATGGGCCAGTCAGTAACCAACTTTTAATAAAGAAGAGTTGTATCTCCCCAGCATAGCATCATCCCATTGGTTCTACTGGATAAGCTAACTCAATTTTTAATGTGAGTGCCTTTTTTTCACCTTGGACCCACCCAGAGATGACTAGATACTGGGGGCTGGGGTCGTGATGTCCAGTGCTTTCAACAGAAAGTGGACTTGCCGGGAGAGATGCCAGGCACCTGCACTCCGGTCTCGGAGTGCCCTGAAAGGCTCCAAGGTCTCCAAATGCTTACCCGGGTACATGACATTTCTAATAGTAATGCAGCTTTGGTTTGTCCGTTCTGCATCTAACCTCACTCCTGATCATTAGATGTTTACTCTGATGCaggtttttttttgggttttttttgttgtttgttttgtttttgtttttgtttttgcggtacgcgggcccctcaccgccgccgcctctcccattgcggagcacaggctccggacgcgcaggctcagcgaccacggctcacgggcccagccgctctgcggcacgtgggatcttcccagaccggggcacgaacccacgtcccctgcatcggcaggcggactctcaaccactgcgccaccagggaagcccctgatacaGTTCTGAGTATCGTTTTCTTTCAGATGTGGTCATCAATCAGATGTGCAGCAGGGTGTGAACGG is from Orcinus orca chromosome X, mOrcOrc1.1, whole genome shotgun sequence and encodes:
- the ZFP92 gene encoding zinc finger protein 92 homolog isoform X2, translating into MGTTTGMQAGDRMKSKPIISKQKTCSEELAGADLQGGNKGQVAGQSEETLEHRRKHAYCPQTAFSRGDPPREKGQGSSPGEEREIQRSSCRGRQGLVLRQQGSKGAEKQFLCQQCGKSFSRSSNLIKHRIIHSGEKPYECGECGKLFRRSFALLEHQRIHSGEKPYVCGECGKTFTRSSNLIKHQIIHSGEKPYECGECGKLFRRSFALLEHQRIHSGERPYTCSVCSKAFSRSSNLIEHQRTHSGEKPYTCSQCLKAFKGISQLIHHQRIHSGEKPFECKECGKAFRGRSGLSQHRRVHSGEKPYECSECGKTFSRRSNLFKHQVVHSEERPYKCQDCRRAFRSGSVLLEHRRTHGSLRPSACGHCGQASKGKPQLGRKPKTHCRRKLSEGSNSEKAPACLALWRATAEPRPEDEKLRPDSAHATAPSSF
- the ZFP92 gene encoding zinc finger protein 92 homolog isoform X1 gives rise to the protein MAAMLLMARRKVPVSFEDVSVYFTKTEWKLLDLRQRMLYKRVMLENYRHLVSLGFSSSKPHLVSRLERGEGPWVADVHRMGTTTGMQAGDRMKSKPIISKQKTCSEELAGADLQGGNKGQVAGQSEETLEHRRKHAYCPQTAFSRGDPPREKGQGSSPGEEREIQRSSCRGRQGLVLRQQGSKGAEKQFLCQQCGKSFSRSSNLIKHRIIHSGEKPYECGECGKLFRRSFALLEHQRIHSGEKPYVCGECGKTFTRSSNLIKHQIIHSGEKPYECGECGKLFRRSFALLEHQRIHSGERPYTCSVCSKAFSRSSNLIEHQRTHSGEKPYTCSQCLKAFKGISQLIHHQRIHSGEKPFECKECGKAFRGRSGLSQHRRVHSGEKPYECSECGKTFSRRSNLFKHQVVHSEERPYKCQDCRRAFRSGSVLLEHRRTHGSLRPSACGHCGQASKGKPQLGRKPKTHCRRKLSEGSNSEKAPACLALWRATAEPRPEDEKLRPDSAHATAPSSF